Proteins co-encoded in one Alphaproteobacteria bacterium PA2 genomic window:
- a CDS encoding epoxide hydrolase, with protein MREFRTLDLGGIRLRAAIEGQGPLVIMVHGFPESWYSWRHQMTPVAEAGFTACAIDVRGYGGSDKPLPVEAYAMEHMVADLAGVAELLQPEAPAILLGHDWGAPMVWNAALTRPERFSAVGALSVPYLGVASRPFSEIFNALFTAKNRFFYQAYFQAEGIAEAEAEADVPGFLRKFVYAISGDAPEGTWPNNKTASDPLLLGLTDPDPFPAWMTEADLDYYESQFRESGLRGPINRYRNHEADHAWLTPFKDTQILQPAFFVSGTKDMAFNMLGGADPIAIMRTKVPNLQVADVLEGCGHWTQQERPDEVNARLIPWLKGL; from the coding sequence ATGCGGGAATTCAGAACCCTCGACCTCGGCGGGATCAGGCTCAGGGCGGCGATTGAGGGGCAGGGGCCTCTGGTCATCATGGTCCACGGCTTTCCGGAGAGCTGGTACTCCTGGCGCCATCAGATGACCCCCGTCGCCGAGGCCGGATTCACCGCCTGCGCCATCGATGTCCGCGGTTATGGGGGATCAGACAAGCCCTTGCCGGTGGAAGCCTATGCCATGGAGCACATGGTCGCCGACCTTGCCGGCGTCGCAGAGCTTCTGCAGCCCGAAGCCCCGGCCATCCTGCTGGGCCATGACTGGGGTGCGCCCATGGTGTGGAACGCCGCCCTGACCCGGCCAGAACGGTTTTCCGCGGTCGGCGCCTTGTCGGTTCCTTATCTCGGCGTGGCCAGCCGACCGTTTTCCGAGATATTCAACGCCCTGTTCACGGCCAAGAACCGGTTCTTCTACCAGGCCTATTTCCAGGCTGAAGGCATAGCCGAGGCAGAGGCGGAGGCGGATGTCCCCGGCTTCCTGCGCAAGTTCGTCTATGCGATTTCCGGAGATGCCCCCGAGGGGACCTGGCCCAACAACAAGACGGCCTCGGATCCGCTTCTGCTGGGCCTGACCGATCCGGATCCCTTCCCCGCCTGGATGACCGAAGCCGACCTGGACTATTATGAGAGCCAGTTCCGGGAGTCAGGCCTGCGCGGACCCATCAACCGGTATCGCAATCACGAGGCTGACCACGCCTGGCTGACCCCTTTCAAGGACACCCAGATCCTGCAGCCGGCCTTCTTCGTGTCCGGCACGAAGGACATGGCCTTCAACATGCTGGGCGGCGCCGACCCCATCGCCATCATGCGCACCAAGGTTCCCAACCTGCAGGTCGCTGACGTCCTCGAAGGTTGCGGCCACTGGACCCAGCAGGAGCGGCCTGACGAAGTGAATGCCCGACTGATCCCCTGGCTGAAGGGGCTATAG